The Aureispira anguillae genome contains a region encoding:
- a CDS encoding SDR family oxidoreductase — MESNLSLENQTLLVTGVSRSLGIGTAITELCAKAKGHVIIHGNSNYDKDRAYPDATTDFVFSLEKELRAKGYQVTALPPSDLSKSDEPEKIIKAATKVTGSLDGLILNHAYSVHAPIFEWTSEHIDNHFSINVRASMLMIQAFAQQIDKEKGGAITLFTSGQYLGPMIDEIAYALSKEAIRGMCQQVATALAPHNIRVNCVNPGPTDTGYLTGELYDQVADMFPSGRWGMPKDAARLVHFLHSDYARWITGQTIASEGGFQR, encoded by the coding sequence ATGGAAAGTAATTTATCTTTAGAAAATCAAACCTTACTAGTAACTGGGGTTAGTAGATCATTAGGCATCGGAACGGCGATAACAGAGCTTTGTGCAAAAGCAAAAGGTCATGTTATTATTCATGGAAATTCCAATTACGATAAGGATCGAGCTTATCCAGATGCAACGACCGATTTTGTATTTTCCTTGGAAAAGGAACTTAGGGCTAAAGGTTATCAAGTAACAGCATTGCCACCGTCTGATTTATCCAAATCAGATGAACCAGAAAAAATCATAAAAGCTGCCACTAAAGTAACAGGTAGCTTAGATGGTTTGATCCTAAATCATGCTTATTCTGTTCATGCTCCAATCTTTGAATGGACATCAGAACATATTGACAATCATTTTTCTATTAATGTAAGGGCTTCGATGCTTATGATTCAAGCGTTTGCCCAACAAATAGATAAGGAAAAGGGAGGGGCAATCACTTTATTTACTAGTGGTCAATACTTGGGACCTATGATTGATGAAATTGCATATGCACTTTCAAAAGAAGCCATTCGGGGAATGTGTCAGCAAGTAGCTACAGCACTTGCACCACATAACATTCGGGTTAACTGCGTAAATCCAGGTCCTACGGACACTGGTTATCTTACTGGTGAGCTATACGATCAAGTTGCAGATATGTTCCCCTCTGGAAGATGGGGAATGCCCAAAGATGCTGCTCGATTGGTGCATTTTTTACATAGTGATTATGCACGGTGGATAACTGGTCAGACCATAGCAAGTGAAGGAGGCTTTCAAAGGT
- a CDS encoding FkbM family methyltransferase has protein sequence MFKYLRRDGDPKMSLYQVAKRQFSEWSEEKKQAKEQVSKEEFKTLAFWLKKYHMGMFFQPLISRETAKIKLTLHNRPLVLEFRQNQSDLYILRENFIQNIYDFDYESIVPNVKSVVDLGANIGLTSLYFQNRFPNAKVVCVEPVSHNVEMIKKNASNNNFSWGVETAAIQSSVGSVTLYPNEWWSSSTVNKDIADKRQSNEGRVEYNHKLPPEEVEAIPVDVVFDRHNMDIVDILKMDIEGAEEPAILDNPKWFQRVRILIVEIHDKYVDRKKITKALLDAGFEGIVGRKGPTNVFINRRLENGK, from the coding sequence ATGTTTAAGTACTTACGTCGGGATGGAGATCCCAAAATGTCACTCTATCAAGTGGCAAAAAGACAATTTTCAGAATGGTCTGAAGAAAAAAAACAAGCAAAAGAACAAGTATCAAAAGAAGAATTTAAAACGCTTGCTTTTTGGCTTAAAAAATACCACATGGGGATGTTTTTTCAGCCTTTGATATCTAGAGAAACTGCTAAAATTAAACTTACGCTACACAATAGACCCTTGGTGCTTGAGTTTCGTCAAAATCAAAGTGATCTCTATATCTTAAGAGAGAATTTTATACAAAATATTTATGATTTTGATTATGAGTCAATTGTGCCGAATGTCAAAAGTGTTGTGGATCTAGGGGCTAATATTGGATTAACATCACTTTACTTTCAGAATAGGTTTCCCAATGCAAAAGTAGTTTGTGTAGAACCTGTTAGCCACAACGTAGAAATGATAAAGAAAAATGCTTCAAATAATAATTTCTCTTGGGGGGTTGAGACTGCGGCGATTCAATCTAGTGTGGGATCTGTAACCTTGTATCCAAATGAGTGGTGGAGTTCAAGTACTGTTAATAAGGACATTGCAGATAAACGCCAATCTAATGAAGGACGTGTTGAGTACAACCACAAACTTCCTCCTGAAGAAGTTGAAGCAATTCCTGTAGATGTTGTTTTTGATCGCCATAATATGGATATTGTGGATATATTAAAAATGGACATTGAAGGAGCTGAGGAACCTGCTATATTGGACAATCCAAAATGGTTTCAGAGAGTAAGAATTTTGATTGTAGAAATACATGACAAATATGTTGATCGAAAGAAAATAACCAAGGCGCTTTTAGATGCTGGTTTTGAAGGAATAGTAGGAAGAAAAGGTCCAACTAACGTATTTATAAATAGACGATTAGAAAATGGAAAGTAA
- a CDS encoding glycosyltransferase family protein produces the protein MEVVIACGGKGTRMKDILKDSPKILAPVPSGVFLHKVLDYWSSVNCERVHLLLGVGADQVWEAAMNWLHQSNGNLKISATIEPYPLGVIGALKFAESCLPPQFIFTYGDVYPTVDLKKLLHAVKDEHLACLSVCEKEIAKENANIMLDSNGIKIYSKNDGAMTHVDVGMMVIDKQALAVLKNDPLEFLNEDDLFKPLAALGKLGYYNHGKPSMHIGIPKAYSSFLNWSK, from the coding sequence ATGGAAGTTGTAATAGCATGCGGTGGAAAGGGAACAAGAATGAAAGATATTCTTAAGGATAGTCCTAAAATCTTAGCACCTGTTCCCAGTGGGGTTTTTCTTCACAAAGTATTAGACTATTGGTCTAGTGTGAACTGTGAACGTGTTCACTTATTGTTAGGAGTGGGGGCAGATCAGGTTTGGGAGGCAGCTATGAATTGGTTGCATCAATCAAATGGAAATTTGAAAATATCAGCCACGATAGAACCTTATCCATTAGGCGTTATTGGAGCATTGAAATTTGCAGAAAGTTGCCTGCCTCCCCAATTTATTTTTACATATGGGGACGTATATCCTACTGTTGATCTGAAAAAACTACTCCATGCAGTTAAGGATGAACATCTGGCATGTTTGTCTGTCTGTGAAAAAGAAATAGCAAAGGAGAATGCAAATATAATGCTTGATAGCAATGGAATCAAAATCTATTCTAAGAATGATGGGGCAATGACTCATGTTGATGTTGGAATGATGGTGATAGATAAACAAGCGTTAGCAGTTTTAAAAAATGATCCACTTGAATTTCTAAACGAAGACGATCTATTCAAACCATTAGCAGCATTAGGTAAGCTTGGTTATTATAACCACGGAAAACCTTCGATGCATATTGGAATACCAAAAGCCTATTCAAGTTTTTTGAATTGGTCTAAATAA